The nucleotide sequence CTGAAACCAGAGCATATCAGCCAATTGGCCACCCTGGTAAGCAAAGACCGCACGCTAGTGGAGAAGGGAATGGCTACCCTAGTTCCCTTGGTGGTGCGTGCCCTCGCTGACCGAGCCGCCCGGCACAACGGCCTGGAAGCCGTATGGAACCTGGTGCAACAAGCGCAAACTACAAAGCCCCTAACGCAGCTTGACACCCTGGCTAGCACTGAGTGGAACGGACGCGGGGTACTGCTCTTGCAGAACCTACTCCACGACGCGTACGAATCAACCACCTTTCGCCTGGCCGTGCAGTCTGGGGTCCCTACAGCCTCGTATGCCCAGTTGATAGAAGTGGCAGTGGCCGCTGTATTGGGGACTCTCGGCCACTATGCAACCACTCACACGCTTGACGCTGCCTCTCTCAGTGGTTGGTTGCAAACCCACAATCAGCCGACCCCACCCGTAGCAACACCCGCGCAGCCCAGCCCGGTACCCCCTCCCCCTTCTTCACGCCGGTCTCTCCCACCACCCGTTATGGCAAACGCCCCCAAGTTTGAAGCGGGCGCCGGCAACTGGGACACAGTAGGAGGCGGCAGCATCTTTGTACCCCAGCAGCGCACTAAAGCAGGCCTGGCCCGACTAGGCAGGTGGAAATGGGCATTGCTGGTTTTACCTGTGCTGCTTCTGGCCTATGGCTTCTTCACCTGGGGCGTACCCAATTACTCCACTCCCTCTCTGGCAGAAGACACTCCGGTGACCTACACTGCTAACGCCGCTGCGAGCCAGCCAAACGGCGCCACCGACACGGGCGCTCCAGTTCCTTCCGGTCATTATGATGCGGCTACAGATACGTACATCTATCACACGGGCCAGCCGCTCATCATCACGCTGGCGGACGGTAGCACCCAGCGCGTAGGCATGAATTCCACCGAATACCAACTCTACCGATTTCTGGCTGATGCCCGGCAGCAAGTTGATTCGCTGGACCCGGCCGTTGGTTGGATCAATGTGGACCGGGTGTACTTTAAATCAGGGGAAGCCACGCTTACCCCTGAGTCTGAGCAACAGCTGCGCAACCTAGCCGCTATTCTGAAAACATTCCCACGGGCGCACATTCTATTCGGCGGCTACAGCGACAGTAGTGGCGACAGGTTGAAAAACCTCCACTTAAGTGACGCCCGTGCCCAAGCGGCCATGCGCGCATTGGCGGCACAGGGCATTTCCTTGGGTCGTCTGCAAGCCATCGGATACGGTGAAGCCTACGCGGTGGCTTCCAACGCTGCTCCCGTTGGCCGGGCGCTCAATCGTCGGCTAAGCATCAAGGTCATGACCAAATCCGCCGCGCCGCTTCCAGAACCCCCGAAGGCGGTTTCGCCAAAGCCAACAGCAACGGGTTTGGCGGCTCAATCGTCTAGTGCCAGGCGAGCTAGTAGTGCCCGCCAAGGGCGTAAACCACGGCAGCGTACCAAAGTAGGTCGTTGGATCAACAATCTACGCCAGAACTTGCGCGCCAAAAATAAAAGAAACCAATAAGGCTATTTCACGTCTTGGCCTTCCCACTCCCGTAGAAACTGAGCGAGGAACACTTCCATAAACGCATGACGCTCCTCCGCTACCCGGCGGGCAGCAGGCGTATGTAGCCGTTCGCGCAGGTGCAGCAGTTTCTCGTAGAAATGATTGATGGTTGGCGCTGTATTTTTCTTGTAGCTCTCAAACGACTCATGCACCATCGGCGGAATAGATGCATCGTGGAGGGGCCGGCCTTTGTGGCCACCGTACGCAAAAGCCCGCGCCACCCCAATAGCGCCAATAGCGTCGAGCCGGTCGGCATCCTGCACCAGTTCGCCTTCCACTGTACTCATGGGCGTAGCTACACCAAGCCCTTTAAAACTGATTTCACGAATAATAGCTTCCACAGATTGGATAACGCTTTCCTCGGCGTGCTGGCTCTCCAACCAAGTACGGGACGCCCGAGGACCTGCCTCCTCGTCTCCATCGTGAAATTTCCAATCGGCAACATCGTGGAGCAGGGCACCAAGTTCGGTGATAAGCGGGTCGGCGTGGGGCGTATCGCGGGCAAGAGCGCGTGCTACCTGCCACACCCGACGGATGTGTTCCCAATCGTGGCCAGAGCCCTCATGCAAGAATTTTTCACGAACAAAATCAGCAGTACGGGTAACTAGATCCACAGTATTTGATAGCAAGATGAACGAAAACTCGGCTTAACCAGAAGCCAGCCGCACAAAGCAACAACTTCCGAACGAGAAACTGGCGCCTTCTCTCCTTTTCCTGCCTGCAAACCTTACAACTCACGCAAGTATTCTGGCGGAACATGATCGGTGAGCCACACCCCGTTGCCTGATACATAAAACACAAACCCAGCCTCTGCCAATGCGGCCGCATCTACCACCAGTACCACAGCTGGCCCGCGTCTGTTTCCTACTCGGCGCGCCGTATCTACGTTCGGCGATAAGTGCACGTGGTGGCGTTTCATGCTGCGAAGACCTTCGCGCCAGATAGCAGTCAAGGCGGTGGGCACGGTGCCATGGTAGAGTTCAGCGGGTGGCAAAGCAGGCATTAAGCCCAAATCGACGGGTACACTGTGGCCTTGTTGCGCCCGGATACGAGTACCCGCGGCATCAAAAGCAAACCGCTGCTTGTCGCTCGTAGCAACTAGTTCTTCTAACTCAGCACGCGTAAGTGGCTGCCCATGGCGTGTTAATGCGGTTAACAACTCCTCTACTCCTACCCATCCGCCTTCGGCTAACGATAAGCCCAACGCCTCGGGCTTGTGGCGTAGGTGCAAGCTGAGAAATTTACTGAGGCGGGTAGCAGACGCGGCGTCCATAAGACAAGAGTAGTAAGTAGAAAGAAAAGAGAAGGCAACTGCTTTTTCAAGTCCTGAATTATAGGCACTTGCCTCTTTTTAGCGAGAAAAGTTTGAAAATAGGTTTGAAAAACTGGTTTACTGACTTAGTTTTGCACCACCAGAACGCCTCCTTAGCTCAGCTGGTAGAGCAACTGACTTGTAATCAGTAGGTCGCTGGTTCGATCCCGGCAGGAGGCTCTCTATAGCTAAAACCCCTTGTAAATCAGCGATTTGCAAGGGGTTTTCGTTTTGGTGCCTCAATGGGTCGGCCACTGGATAAGCATGGTTAGTTGCTGCGCGTATACTCAAGTGTTCGAACCGGCGTAGCCTTGCCATTCTGAACATCGTAGTACACTTCCGTATAGCGGTTGCTGTCTATCATTTTTAGCACTCGACGGTTATGCTTTGGCTGACCTTGAATTAATTCACTGTCCCACTCGTACGTCAAGGCTTTCGCTGCTACATCGTACGTGCCCGTCTGCAGTTCAGTATTGCTACCGATGTGGTTGTTGATGGCGGTCGTCACAAATTTGAGTTGTGCATTATCATAGCCTTCAAGTTGTAGTCCCTGGTAGCTTTCGTCTTGCATCCTTCCCCCACCAACAGGAACCTGTAAACGACCGCCTATAATCTCAACCATGTAAAAGCGCCCATTATAGATCGGTTTTCGGCTAAGTGTACCTTGCACGAAAGCGAGCTTCATATCTTGAAAGTGCCAAGTGCCAGCTAAAGTACCAAGCAACGCATGGTTTGGGCCGGGATGGGACAAGTCTAGCATTTGCTGCATGGGGGACGTCTGGTTGGCTTTTGCAGCTGGCACAGCAGGTTTGACTTGCGCCAAGCCAACGGCAGGAGCCAACGCCCATATGGCCACCAGCAATACCATACCGCCCCTGATTAGCGTGCTAGTAAAGCCAGGAATTCTATAAAAGCTCTTAGCATGTGTGTTTACTAGCATATCGATGTATCATGACTTTCCCCAACACAGTTTGGAGATAAGCTACTAAGATAAGAGGCTTGTTACCAACCCTATAGCATTAGGATACTTAATTACTATATTTCTGTGTTAAGCCAAGAATAAGTTGAACGAAAATAACTCGGCTTTAAGGTTACCTAGAATGCATTATCTATATTGCTGTAAGACACCCTTATATCACCTTGTCAAGCAAGCCCCTCGCTATGAAGGTTAACCCAGCTCCTATAACCGTAGATTACAGCATGTTAAGCACTTTACGACGAGACAGATGGCTGCGCTCTATATGGTCGAAAGGGCCGGGTAAGTTACTGAAGGCCGTCGTCATTGCAGGCGTATTTGGGACGGTAGTAGCATGGCTGATTCTGGGTAAATGAGCCGTAGTACGTTGTGCTTATGTGTCCTAGAAAAAATAGCCTGAAGTAGGATGCCTCTGACAAGCTCAAGTTTAAGGTGATCCTATCTCCCTTGTAGACCTACGATTTACAAGGGGTTTTCCTGCTAGATCCGTCAATATTAGTAGCTGTTAAAGCGCCTAAACGACTGCCAATATTTGTCTTTGTAAATCTCATACGTTACCTCCAGAATTTGAGCATAGTGAGTTTGGACTTGATAAAGCACCTGTGACGGCTTTCGAAAGTCTTGACAGGCAAAATAGATTTCTCGCCGGCTATCGGCGGTCTGTCTGCCAAGATTCAAGTAGCCCTCACCCTCTGGCAACTCCGAGACGATGGCATCTTCCAGCTCATCCAGTGTGGCATACGTCTCGTCGTCAGGCATGCCATTACTGTATTCTCCATCGTAAGGAATACCCACAACCATCACCCAGGGGTGCGACGCTTTGGCATCCCAGGCCAACAAGTCTGTGTTCATGATGGCCACTAGCCGATTGCCACTCTCTAGTTCAGCATCGAAGGTAGCGTAGGTATCTTCCTCGGTTTGGTGGCGTAGCCCTTCATACTTTTCAACAAATTCTTTCTGCCGCCAGATCAGGAAGTCGTGTAGCTTTTCAAGCGGAATAAGCTCCTGTTCAGCTTCTTGTGGCCCAATAACAGTTATTCGATCAATCGTCGTGGCAAATGCGAGTTCACCTAGGTAGTTATCTAAAAAATTAAGGGTCCCGTTCCAAATCGTTGATTCGTTCTCCTCAGTATAGTCTTGATGCACAACCACGAGATTAATTTCGTCGGGGTACTCTGGCTCATCATTAGTGTAGAACGTGAGGGTACTTGTGTTAAACTCAAACCCACTCATCTTAATACTTATGTGCTTGCTCTGGGTCGCCGTCTTGAAGGCGGTAAACTTCCAGCCTGGCAAGCTGGGAGCAGCTTGGATGAGTTCCTCTACAAACGTGATATTCTCAATAGCACCCTCCACAGAAATCTCCAGCTCTGCGGTATCATCATCCATCATTCCCGTCTGGAAATAAAACCCGTCTTTGATGCGGTCAAGCGCCAGAGATAGTGGGTTAAAGAAGTCTTCCTTAATACGGTGGCGTTCTTTTACCGTGTGAAAGAAGGCGTGGGCATGTTGGGAAAACCAGTCCCAAAATTCAACATAGCGAAAAGCGAGTGGAGTGGAAGAAGAGTTGTCAAGTAACTTCATGGATATACGGGAATCAGTAATTTCGTTTGTTGATGCACAGACAGTAAGCTGTGGTCAGGCATAGTGGCTCAGGCTGCTGCGCAAGCGGAAACAAGCACTGCTTATCAGTCTTGACTACCCAAAACGATGCGCTTACTCGGCATCTCCTGCGCATAGTCTTGGATCACTTGACGCAGAATACCCATATCCTTCGGACAAGTTTGAGCAAATTCCTGCCACTTGTCTAACGTCAGTTATTCTGGCATTTCTACAATGGCGATGATGCAGTCCCAAAAAGCATCCCAACTGGCACCACACCAATCAGGGAAACCCGAGCAGAACCTTGAATAGATCGTGTAGAGCTTGTTTACTGGTAATACCTCTTAGATCGAGAATCATAAGTAAGTCGTCAGAGAAAAAACTGTAAAAGTGATGCACAACACTATATTGAACTATTCAATGTGTGTTTGTACATTTGTCGGATGGAAAAAGACTTTACCCCCTACAGTTTAAGAGATGAATTATACTTATCCGCACTCTTTTGTGTGGTATTTGCCTTGGCCTTGCTAGCCGAGTTGGCAGTGAAGTGAAAAAGACACCCGCCCAAATTCGCCACGATCTACGGTTGGCGCAGGCCTTCCTCTTTTGTCTAGTATTAGCCGGCTGTATAGTGGTTGAATGGTGGCTCGACAAGTAGCCTCAGAAAGAAACGAGGCGGTGAGCTAACGGCCTACTTATAGCGTATTCATTTAGCGCAAAAGGCACGAGACACTTTATCTAAAGACAACAAAAAGCCGGCTTCCTTTGCAGGAAACCGGCTTTTTAATTTACAATAAGATCCGGCTACTCAGCTGGCTTGTTATCCTTGCCATCGAAGACATCTTTCACCGCGCCTCCGACTTTCTTACCAGCTTTTACGGCACCTTGACCGACGTCTTTGCCAACTTCGGCAGCGCCTTTACCAACTTTCACGGCTCCTTGGCCTATTTCTTTACCGGCGTTTTTCACGTCGCTACCCGTGTTTTTGGCGGCGCGCTCCACTTGCACGCCTTCGCCTTTCGCTTTGGCTTCGGCTTTATCACCAGTGGCTAGGTCACCGACCTGCGATGCGCGCGACTCGGTTTTGTCGAAAGATTTGAAAGCGGCGTACTTCAGCTTCTCCTTGGCAATTTCGGCTTTGTCGCTGCCGCTTACGTCGCCTTTGATCTGGTCGTATTTCTGATCAAGAGCCCGCCATTCGGCATTGATGACGCGCCAGTCACCTATTTCATACTTGTCCTCGTTGGCTTTTACGCGTTGCACAAAGGCCTCGTAGGTGGCACGTGCGTTGGTCGCCGTCAAGGCCGCCGCCGGGCTGGTCGGCTTATATAGTTTGGCAGGCGCTTCGCCTGCAGGGGCGGGCGCGACAGGCGCACTTGCAGCGGCGGTGGCCATCATGCTACCCGTGGTATCCACGCTGGCTGTTGCGGTAGCACCGCTCTGCGCTTGGTTATACCGCTCCTGCAAACGCTGAATTTCTGCCTGCCGTGCTGTATCAAACTCGGCGGCGTAGCGCTGCACAGTAGCTAAACGAGCGGCAAAGGTATCAGGCACTGTGGTGGCGGGCGTAGTTTCGGCTTCCGTCACGTACGCCTGTAAGTTGTCGTAGGCGCGTTGGCCTTCTTGCGACACTTCTTTCTTGTCGTTGGAAGAGCAGCTAGACAAAGCCAGTGTGCTCCCCCCGGCTAACAGAGAGGTGGCAAGCAATAGGGTGTTGATGCGGAATTGGATCATGATGCAAGAGGAAATAGCGCTAATAAAACCTTTACAGGAAAATACTGTCTGCCGTTTAAACGCAGTAGTGAGTCCCAGGGTTGGAAATAGAGCCATTCACGAGCATACGGAATGTGTTCCTACGGTTTTTTGGTTGCGGTACTTAGCAGCCAGGAGTAAGCTGATTCTGTTTCGCTGAAGGTGTCAACCAGTGGACGAGTGGTATAGAGCAGCACCCGTTCAATATCGGTGCGAGCGGGCCAGTCTTTGGCTGTTACCCACGCAATAGCCACTACTCCACTGTCGGCTAGGGCATGGAAAAACTCCAGTGCAATCCAGCGCACTATCTCACTCCAGCCATCCAGTACCTGGCTACTATCGTTCAAAATTGCGGTGCAGTGCGTGAGGCGTACTTTATTCAGAATCATAGCACACCCTGCCATCGACGAAGTTTCGTCGTGTTCCCCACGCCACGTAGCAAACAGCCATTTGTTGGCAGGGTCGTGTATGATAGTTAGCCCTGGAGTATCGAACAGAGTGCGCATAGGTAGATTAAAAATTCTTACTGAGAAGAGGCAGCAGGTGAAAGCAACACGTTCCTACCGTGGGTACCGCCTTTCTAAATACTGCACCACTTCGTTTGTTGGATTTAAATATGTATTAATTTATATTTTTTAATTGATCTATTGATAACAGGTTAGCGCCCACTTACGTGTATAAAAGCAATGACGCATCTAGCCATCGGCTAAATGCGTCATTGCTTATACGTTGTGGCTCTGTAAAGCTAGCTGCGAATTACGCGCAATTGCTTTTTCAGGGCTGCAATACGGTTGTTGGCTTCATCGATACGGCCTTGGTACTCCTGCCGAAGCTGCGCTGCATTCTTCGAGCGGGCGAAAAACTCCAGATTGGTTTGCAAGGTGGAAATATCGTTTTCCAACTCGTTGATTTCCCGACGCAAGGCTTGCTCTTTCTTGTAAAGTTGCTGTTGCGAATCGGGGCTGGACTTCAGGCGTTCCACTTGCAGGTTGAACAGCAGTTCGGACCGGTCTTCGTACGATAGGTTCGGCACCGTATCAAGGTACTTGCCCATCAAAGACTGGAACCGCTCGTCGGCTCGCTCGTTGTTGCCGCGTGGGTTGCTTTCGGCGCTGCCGAAATCGCGCCACTCCTGCACGTGCTGGCGGAAACCTTCCAAACTACCGGGCTCGTCAACGGATAAGCCGGCAACGCTGGCGGCCAGTTGGTCGAGGTAGCCAGTCTGGGCTTGGCTGGCTTGCTGTACTTTCTCCTGGCGCTGCTTTACCTCCTGGTTTTTACGGTCGAAAAAGGCGTCGCAGGCAGTCCGGAAACGGTTCCACACTTTGTCGGACTGCTTCTCGGGCACCCGGCCAATCGTTTTCCAGTCTTTCTGTAAACGGATAACTACTTCGCGCCCTTGCTCCCAATCTGGGTTGGCCAAGGCGGCCTCCGCCTGGTCAATCAGTTCCAGCTTGCGTTTGAGGTTGGTGTTCTTCTCTTCGTCGAGGGCCTTGAAAAACTGGTTTTTGTGCTGGAAGAAGCCTTTGTAGGCGCCCCAGAACTGCTTGTTCATAGTGTCGGCTTTGTCGCGCGGCACTAGGCCGGCGGCATCCCACTCCTCTTTCAGCTTCTGCAGCTCATCAGTTTTGGCGCGCCACTCGTTCACGCGCTCCGTGTGGAAGTCGCCGAAAGGTAGCAGTTGCTCCAGCAAAGCCGTTTTACGGGTTAGGTTGGCGTTTTCCTGGGTGGAACGCACATCCAAGAATTCCTTTTTGCGGTTGTGTACTTGCTCAGACGCCTGCAAGAACCGCTGCCATAGTGCCTCCCGTTGCTCGTTCGGCACGGGTCCAATGTGCTTCCATTCTTCGTGCAACTGGCGCAGATCGTTAAGCGCCTTGTTGATGCTTGACTGCTGGGCCAACCCTTCCGCCCGGGTAATCAGCGCCTCTTTGGCTTCCAGGTTGCGGCGGCGGTCCAGTTCTTTCATCTCAAAGAACAGTCCACGGTTGTTGTAGAAAATATCAAGCAGGGCATGATAGCTGTTCCACAGTTCCTGGGTGTCTTTCTGCGGCACGGGGCCAGTGGCCTTCCAATCGTTTTGCAGTGCCTTGATGCGAGCCGAACTGTCCTTGGTTTCCGCAGATTCCACGAGTCCGCGTAACTGCGAAAGCAAATGCTGCTTGTGCAGGAGGTTGCGGGCCCGCTGATCGTCTTCGGCTTTGGCATCCCGCACGCGGCTTTCGCGGAACTCCTGCATCAACTTGCTTACTTCCGCGTGCCCTTCAGGGCCGGCATACGTAAAGTCTTCCCCTTCGCTACCGCCTTCAGTGAAACGCTGGCGAGCCGTAGCACGGTCCGCATTGATGCCCGTTTCATACTGGCGGTAGAGGTCCGTGATTTGCTTCCGATTCTGGCGGGCATCAGGACGCTGGAGCAGCGTGAGCAAGTGAGTGGCCTGGGCCGGCAGGTCGAGGCTAGGAAAGTCAACCGTTGGCGTTTCGGACACAAACTCTTCTTCCTCCGCTCCTGCTTCTGTTTCCGAGGCACTATTTTCGGGGGTAGCTGGCGTAGGGGTGGAAGTGGTCAAGTGCGCAATACCTTCGGGGAAATCATCGATTTCCAGCGCATCGTGCAGCTCTTCCACCGGCAGCTCGGTGTCGGGTGTGTCAGCGGTGGCGAATTCTTCGCTCTTCGCTGCCACTTCGCTGTTGTCACCACCCGTTTGATCGGGCGCAGCGGTCAGGGCGTCGGCCTCAGCAGCCACACCTGATGGTGATGTTTGCGCAGGCTCTACACCACTGTTCGAGGTAGAGGCGGCAGGCACTTCGGTTTCAGCGGCTACTATTGAATCAGGCCCACTTTCTGGCGTGGGGGCAACTTGGTGTGCACTAGCTACACCAGGGTTGTCGGGGCCATAGTGGTCTTCGGCCCGCGCTTGCGGGTTGGAAACCGATGGGTCATGCGGTGGCACCTGCGTTTCGGCAGTGCTTGGCGTTACATCGGGCGGCGTCTCGGCGGTACCCGCACCGCTGGGCTCTCCTGCTGGCGGGTGCACTTCCGTTCCGGGACGCTCCGTGATGTCGGTGGTAGGCAGCGACGCTGGGGGGGTAGCAGCGGCGGGATCCTGCTGGGAACGGATTTCAGCCAGACGACGCTCTAAGATGCTCATCGGCGTTTCCGAGTTATCGTTAGAGTTGGCGGGGGTGGCGTTGTCGTTTTCAGGTAGCATGGGTTCAGCGGAAATGGCCCGGCGCAACCCCGGGTGGGGGGCGGTCGGCGGGCGACAGAGGGAGGAAGGAAGAAACTAGTTCAGGCGCGGATCAACGGGATAATTGGACAGGGCGCGGTAACGGCCCCCTTTTTCTCGCAAAATAGCTTGCCAGAAAGCATCATTGTCCAAAGTAAAGACTTTCCCGGCAGCATCCGGATGCACTATCCAAACATTCTCCCCGATTTCATCGGCTAGTTGTCCGGCAGTCCATCCCGAGTATCCGGCGTAAAAGCGGACCGATTCGGGAGCCAGGTCGCCACTAAGCAGCAAGCCGAGCAACACGGCGAAGTCGCCACCCCAATATACGTCCTGGCCGAGGGCAATAGCCTCGGGCACGTCCGGACGCTGATGCAGGTAGTGCAGGGTATCGGGCTGCACGGGGCCGCCAAGAAACAAGGGCATTTGGGCCACTGCCGAATCGACGGGGATAGGAAGTTGTAGCACGTCGGCTAGCTGTAGGTTGGAAGCGCGATTGAGCACGAGCCCAAAGGAGCCGTCTTCTTCGTCGTGGCGGCATAGCAACACCACCGAACGCTCAAAGTTAGGATCACCAAGGAAAGGCTGCGAAATCAGCAGACTGCTAGAACGGAGGCGAGGCATAGCATTGAAGTTAGTCGTAAGCAATGAGTGACGGCCGGCAAGCAACTTGCGTTTGTCTTGGGCAGGCCATCACGCGTATTCAGTACGTGAGACGGGCGGCCGGGGGTTCCCAGCCTGCCCGCATTGTGCTACCTTGCGGCCAGTTGCTAGGGCAGCTGGCCGCCAGATACAGTACCAAACGGCCTGGTGGCAAGTTCCGTGTAACAACCAACCTTACGTAATTGATTCATGCTCGACCCGCACTTGGCCGACTTGCGCAAAACTTACGCGCAACGTACCCTTTCCGAAGCCGACGTACTACCCACCGCTATTCCCCAGTTTCGGGTGTGGCTGGAAGAAGCTATTCAGGCCCAGCTCGATGAACCCACGGCCATGACGGTTTCCACCGTGGATGCCACCGGGCAGCCGTCGGCACGCGTGGTACTGCTGAAGGGGTTGCCCGACGACGCGGCTTTTCTGTTCTACACCAACTACGATTCCCGCAAGGGCCGCGACCTGGCGGAGCGGCCCCTGGCGGCACTTACTTTTTTCTGGCCGGGGCTGGAACGGCAGGTGCGGGTGGAAGGCCGGGTGGAAAAAGCGCCCGATGCGTTGTCAACAGAGTATTTCCAAAGCCGCCCGCGGGGCAGCCAAATTGGGGCCTGGGCCTCCCCCCAGAGCCAGATAATCGGCAACCGGGACGAA is from Hymenobacter tibetensis and encodes:
- a CDS encoding DUF695 domain-containing protein, with protein sequence MKLLDNSSSTPLAFRYVEFWDWFSQHAHAFFHTVKERHRIKEDFFNPLSLALDRIKDGFYFQTGMMDDDTAELEISVEGAIENITFVEELIQAAPSLPGWKFTAFKTATQSKHISIKMSGFEFNTSTLTFYTNDEPEYPDEINLVVVHQDYTEENESTIWNGTLNFLDNYLGELAFATTIDRITVIGPQEAEQELIPLEKLHDFLIWRQKEFVEKYEGLRHQTEEDTYATFDAELESGNRLVAIMNTDLLAWDAKASHPWVMVVGIPYDGEYSNGMPDDETYATLDELEDAIVSELPEGEGYLNLGRQTADSRREIYFACQDFRKPSQVLYQVQTHYAQILEVTYEIYKDKYWQSFRRFNSY
- a CDS encoding barstar family protein, producing the protein MYSRFCSGFPDWCGASWDAFWDCIIAIVEMPE
- a CDS encoding DUF349 domain-containing protein, encoding MLPENDNATPANSNDNSETPMSILERRLAEIRSQQDPAAATPPASLPTTDITERPGTEVHPPAGEPSGAGTAETPPDVTPSTAETQVPPHDPSVSNPQARAEDHYGPDNPGVASAHQVAPTPESGPDSIVAAETEVPAASTSNSGVEPAQTSPSGVAAEADALTAAPDQTGGDNSEVAAKSEEFATADTPDTELPVEELHDALEIDDFPEGIAHLTTSTPTPATPENSASETEAGAEEEEFVSETPTVDFPSLDLPAQATHLLTLLQRPDARQNRKQITDLYRQYETGINADRATARQRFTEGGSEGEDFTYAGPEGHAEVSKLMQEFRESRVRDAKAEDDQRARNLLHKQHLLSQLRGLVESAETKDSSARIKALQNDWKATGPVPQKDTQELWNSYHALLDIFYNNRGLFFEMKELDRRRNLEAKEALITRAEGLAQQSSINKALNDLRQLHEEWKHIGPVPNEQREALWQRFLQASEQVHNRKKEFLDVRSTQENANLTRKTALLEQLLPFGDFHTERVNEWRAKTDELQKLKEEWDAAGLVPRDKADTMNKQFWGAYKGFFQHKNQFFKALDEEKNTNLKRKLELIDQAEAALANPDWEQGREVVIRLQKDWKTIGRVPEKQSDKVWNRFRTACDAFFDRKNQEVKQRQEKVQQASQAQTGYLDQLAASVAGLSVDEPGSLEGFRQHVQEWRDFGSAESNPRGNNERADERFQSLMGKYLDTVPNLSYEDRSELLFNLQVERLKSSPDSQQQLYKKEQALRREINELENDISTLQTNLEFFARSKNAAQLRQEYQGRIDEANNRIAALKKQLRVIRS
- the pdxH gene encoding pyridoxamine 5'-phosphate oxidase; the protein is MLDPHLADLRKTYAQRTLSEADVLPTAIPQFRVWLEEAIQAQLDEPTAMTVSTVDATGQPSARVVLLKGLPDDAAFLFYTNYDSRKGRDLAERPLAALTFFWPGLERQVRVEGRVEKAPDALSTEYFQSRPRGSQIGAWASPQSQIIGNRDELEAREHAVAADFADQNPLPRPPHWGGYLVRPHRLELWQGRPSRLHDRIVYELEGDVWRLSRLAP
- a CDS encoding DUF1579 family protein: MVLLVAIWALAPAVGLAQVKPAVPAAKANQTSPMQQMLDLSHPGPNHALLGTLAGTWHFQDMKLAFVQGTLSRKPIYNGRFYMVEIIGGRLQVPVGGGRMQDESYQGLQLEGYDNAQLKFVTTAINNHIGSNTELQTGTYDVAAKALTYEWDSELIQGQPKHNRRVLKMIDSNRYTEVYYDVQNGKATPVRTLEYTRSN
- a CDS encoding YqgE/AlgH family protein is translated as MPRLRSSSLLISQPFLGDPNFERSVVLLCRHDEEDGSFGLVLNRASNLQLADVLQLPIPVDSAVAQMPLFLGGPVQPDTLHYLHQRPDVPEAIALGQDVYWGGDFAVLLGLLLSGDLAPESVRFYAGYSGWTAGQLADEIGENVWIVHPDAAGKVFTLDNDAFWQAILREKGGRYRALSNYPVDPRLN
- a CDS encoding HD domain-containing protein; the encoded protein is MDLVTRTADFVREKFLHEGSGHDWEHIRRVWQVARALARDTPHADPLITELGALLHDVADWKFHDGDEEAGPRASRTWLESQHAEESVIQSVEAIIREISFKGLGVATPMSTVEGELVQDADRLDAIGAIGVARAFAYGGHKGRPLHDASIPPMVHESFESYKKNTAPTINHFYEKLLHLRERLHTPAARRVAEERHAFMEVFLAQFLREWEGQDVK
- a CDS encoding RNA 2'-phosphotransferase, whose translation is MDAASATRLSKFLSLHLRHKPEALGLSLAEGGWVGVEELLTALTRHGQPLTRAELEELVATSDKQRFAFDAAGTRIRAQQGHSVPVDLGLMPALPPAELYHGTVPTALTAIWREGLRSMKRHHVHLSPNVDTARRVGNRRGPAVVLVVDAAALAEAGFVFYVSGNGVWLTDHVPPEYLREL
- a CDS encoding OmpA family protein, translated to MKPDKTVVEAVNDCLKPEHISQLATLVSKDRTLVEKGMATLVPLVVRALADRAARHNGLEAVWNLVQQAQTTKPLTQLDTLASTEWNGRGVLLLQNLLHDAYESTTFRLAVQSGVPTASYAQLIEVAVAAVLGTLGHYATTHTLDAASLSGWLQTHNQPTPPVATPAQPSPVPPPPSSRRSLPPPVMANAPKFEAGAGNWDTVGGGSIFVPQQRTKAGLARLGRWKWALLVLPVLLLAYGFFTWGVPNYSTPSLAEDTPVTYTANAAASQPNGATDTGAPVPSGHYDAATDTYIYHTGQPLIITLADGSTQRVGMNSTEYQLYRFLADARQQVDSLDPAVGWINVDRVYFKSGEATLTPESEQQLRNLAAILKTFPRAHILFGGYSDSSGDRLKNLHLSDARAQAAMRALAAQGISLGRLQAIGYGEAYAVASNAAPVGRALNRRLSIKVMTKSAAPLPEPPKAVSPKPTATGLAAQSSSARRASSARQGRKPRQRTKVGRWINNLRQNLRAKNKRNQ
- a CDS encoding DUF6565 domain-containing protein, whose translation is MIQFRINTLLLATSLLAGGSTLALSSCSSNDKKEVSQEGQRAYDNLQAYVTEAETTPATTVPDTFAARLATVQRYAAEFDTARQAEIQRLQERYNQAQSGATATASVDTTGSMMATAAASAPVAPAPAGEAPAKLYKPTSPAAALTATNARATYEAFVQRVKANEDKYEIGDWRVINAEWRALDQKYDQIKGDVSGSDKAEIAKEKLKYAAFKSFDKTESRASQVGDLATGDKAEAKAKGEGVQVERAAKNTGSDVKNAGKEIGQGAVKVGKGAAEVGKDVGQGAVKAGKKVGGAVKDVFDGKDNKPAE